The window ATCGCCCCGGCGAAGCTAAAGGCGCTGAAAACGGTAACGAAACTGCTAAACATGGAAATTGCGCCACCGCGTTCCAGTAAGCGAGCAACATCAGCTGACAGTGCAGGGACAGTATCGCCTGTGAGCATCGCGAGCTTAAAGCCACTGACCACCGATTCGCCGACCGAGGCGGCGGTAAATACCTGAAAGACTAGCGCCAGAATCATCGACACGATAGTTGACAGAAATAACATAGGAATCGCTGGTTTCTTTGACAGCGAACCGTACAAAACGATAATCGGTGGCAGCAGTAGTAGAATGTTAAAGTGATAAATCTGGCCAATAGTATTCATCAAATGGGTAATATTTTCAGGTACGCTTGACGAGGCATCAATCCCCATTCCCATATAACTGTAAATAATACAGCAGATTACAAAACCTGGACCGGTGGTCCACAGCAGATGCCCGATATGCGAGTACAGGTTTACGCCTGCCGCCAGTGCGGCCATGTTTGTGGAGTCAGAGACGGGAGAGAGTTTATCGCCAAACCAGCAACCTGAGACGATAGCCCCTGCTGCGATGGGTAGCGATACATTAAGCCCAATCGCGACGCCAATCATGGCAATGCCAACGGTACCGATCGATCCCCAGGAAGTCCCGGTACAGACGGAGATGAGTGCACCCAGCAAAAAAGCCGAAATATAGAAATATTGTGGGTTAATCCACTTCAAACCATAATAAATCATCATGGGAATGGTGCCTGACACCATCCACGCTCCAATCAAGAAGCCGATACTCGCGACAATCAATATGACAGGCAGCGCCTCAGATATTTTATTACAAATAGATTGTAGAATATCGTCCCACGTATAGCCGTGTGCGAGAGCGATAAATGAGGCGGTCGCCGTGCCCATTAAAATCATGGGTTCTGCACGAATATTAAAAATAAAATATCCGATACTAATTCCACCTAACATGACGACCATCGGTAACACTGACCAAAAGAAAGATAATTCCTTCCGGTTTTTTAAAGCACAGTTTTTTGGTTCCATAATTCCATCCAAATAGTTAATGATTCTACAAATCAAATAAATTCCTGCCACAGGTCATCCAATAATTGAATGACATAGTGACTCGCGTTAATAGCGAATGTTATTTTATTAACTGCGCCAGGTTTTCTATTATTTATTTATTTTTTTTGACTGTCATCTCCGGGTAGTAATAGGATAAATTGTTCTGATGACTCGTTATTTCTCCACATAAGGTTAATGGTTCCGCCGCTGTTGGCTGAGTTTGCGATACTGTTGTGGTGGCATACCAACGTATTTATGAAATGAGCTATAAAAACGACTACTGGAGCGAAAGCCAGCAATCGTGGCGATGTCGAGTATGGTTTTATCGGTGTCACTCAGTAACGCGCGTACATGATTAATACGCATGGCGGTAATATACTGTTTCATGGTCAGTTGCATCACCCGTTGAAAAATGCCCATCGCGTAGTTTGGATTGAGTTTGACGTGTTCGGCAATGGCATCAACCGTCAGCAACTTGTCGCAGTTGGCGGCAATAAACTCAAGCATCTGGCTTACGTAAAACTGTGAGTGCCGTGAAATACTGTTCTTCTGGGTACGTGATGTTTTATTACCCAATAAAGGTTGCCAGCCTGAAAGGCTAAACCGCTTGAGCATGAGGGCAATTTCATCAATGGCGAGCTGGCGAATTTGCTCGTTATCACTGTTGAGTTCATTCTGCCAGCGCTGAACTTCAAACGCGCTGAGTTGCTGTGATGCTGATGATGTAATGACCATTCCGTGAGTTACATGGTTAATCAGTTCCCTGTCCAGCGGCCAGGATAAAAACAAATGCATGGGTAAGTTAAATATTGCCATTTGTTTACAGTGCCCAGGGTCAGTGAGCTGATGAGGGGTACAGGCCCAAAATAGCGTAATGTAGCCCTGCTTACTCCGAACCACTTCATCATTGAAAAGGTATTCTACGTCGCCATCAAACGGAACATTCACCTCAACCTGGCCGTGCCAGTGGCTGTAGGTCATGGCCAACGGCGCCCGCAACTCGACGTCCATACGCTGATACTCGGAATAGAGTGCCAGTGGGCTACGCGTCTTTTTTTCATAACTGCGGCACATATGTGGGTCATGTGGCAGCTGCGGGATACTTTTAGCCATGGTGGATTAGTTCCTGGGTAGTGAGTTTGACCGGGTGGTAGCGCCAAAGCATGAACATAGCTTAACCGAAAAAAAACGCCGTTTTCTCTCCGTTTTCGCGAAGTTATTCCCAAAAACTCAGATCGCCTGTCAGTCACATGAAGATCTGAGTTATCGGGAATAGCGGGTTACGTCAACAAATCTTACATCACGATGATGCCTTTTCTGTCCGGGACAGGGACCGCTTTTTTTGCACATAAATCGGAACTATAGAGATGGCTGGCATTTACGAAGTATCGTACCTTTTAAAGGTACCTCCATATTAAGGAATCATCATGTCCAGGTTTCGTACTTTAGCAACCGCTTTGGTCGCGGTTGCTGCGATGACGATGTGCGCCATGCCTGTATTCGCTAACCCAGGTAACGGAAACGGGAACGGTAACAGCGGTAATCATGGTAACAAGGGTAATAGCGGTAATAGTCAGAAAGGTAATTCAGGTTCAAAAAACAATCAGCAATCTGAACAACGTAAAAATTATGGCAAGCCGGATCATGTTGATAGCGATATTAGCTTTAATGTGGCAAGACAGTATGCGGTCAGATACGGTTTGACCGGGTATCAATCGCTTCCTCCTGGCATCGCCAAAAACCTGGCGCGTGGCAAGCCGCTGCCTCCGGGTATTGCGAAGAAGAACGTTCCAGCCTCGATGCTCAATCAATTGCCCTATTACCCCGGCTACGAATGGCAGGTGGTGGGCGACAATCTGGTGCTGATTGCGCTGAGCACCGCGATTGTGACCTCGGTGATTAACGGGGTGTTTGACTAATTGTAGATGCGGTGTGAACGCAAAAAGCCACGATAAGTCGTGGCTTTTTTATTATCTTTGACCCGTCCTGATTTCCTTCGTGGATAAGTGAGTGAGAATCAACTTAATTTAAGGGGGTTATTTCTCATCCTTATGCAGTATATAGTTAATAATTCTGATGTAGATCGCAATGCCAGCCAAATACGTTGGATTGTTGAAGCGTCTTCTCCATCATGTGTATTTTTCTTAACAAGGATTCTGTTTTATGAACATTCGGCCTCTCCTCGCCTTCACTTTCATTGGCTTATTATGGGGCGCGGGAATATCGCAAGGATATGCAAAAGAGTGGAACAAAGAGCCGATGGCTGTTTTACAGCAAGGGGCCGAGGCGGGGGATGTAAAGGCGCAGTACTACCTTGGAACCCTGTATTGCGAAGGAAAAGGTGTTGCGCGTGATGATACGAAGGCCGTTGAGTGGTTGACCCGCGCGGCTGAGCAGGGAAATCCCGACGCACGTTACGTCCTCGCCTTAGTCTATTTTGATGGTGAAGGAGCACGGTGGAATGACGGCAAGGTGATTGAGTGGTTTAACCATCAAGCCGAACAGGGTAATCAGCAAGCGATCAACTGGCTCACCCTCGCTGCCGAGCGCGGAAACTATCTGGCGATAGAGTGGTTACACCAGGCGGTTGATAAGGGGAATCCCGAAGCACAGCGTGCTCTCAACAGTAAAAAGTCGCTGTCCGAGGGTTACAACACAGTTAA of the Citrobacter freundii genome contains:
- the melR gene encoding transcriptional regulator MelR, with translation MAKSIPQLPHDPHMCRSYEKKTRSPLALYSEYQRMDVELRAPLAMTYSHWHGQVEVNVPFDGDVEYLFNDEVVRSKQGYITLFWACTPHQLTDPGHCKQMAIFNLPMHLFLSWPLDRELINHVTHGMVITSSASQQLSAFEVQRWQNELNSDNEQIRQLAIDEIALMLKRFSLSGWQPLLGNKTSRTQKNSISRHSQFYVSQMLEFIAANCDKLLTVDAIAEHVKLNPNYAMGIFQRVMQLTMKQYITAMRINHVRALLSDTDKTILDIATIAGFRSSSRFYSSFHKYVGMPPQQYRKLSQQRRNH
- the nhaC gene encoding Na+/H+ antiporter NhaC; amino-acid sequence: MEPKNCALKNRKELSFFWSVLPMVVMLGGISIGYFIFNIRAEPMILMGTATASFIALAHGYTWDDILQSICNKISEALPVILIVASIGFLIGAWMVSGTIPMMIYYGLKWINPQYFYISAFLLGALISVCTGTSWGSIGTVGIAMIGVAIGLNVSLPIAAGAIVSGCWFGDKLSPVSDSTNMAALAAGVNLYSHIGHLLWTTGPGFVICCIIYSYMGMGIDASSSVPENITHLMNTIGQIYHFNILLLLPPIIVLYGSLSKKPAIPMLFLSTIVSMILALVFQVFTAASVGESVVSGFKLAMLTGDTVPALSADVARLLERGGAISMFSSFVTVFSAFSFAGAMSATGSLHTVINALTKGVKSTFRLVATTIVTTFTICACTANGTLPLLLCGDAFKDEYKKRGLAAKNLSRTTEDAGTVVEPIIPWSASGVYCATMLGVATLDYLPWAILCYSGVIFALLWAATGIGIAKYESNDDAEYRVEQKS
- a CDS encoding anti-virulence regulator CigR family protein; translated protein: MSRFRTLATALVAVAAMTMCAMPVFANPGNGNGNGNSGNHGNKGNSGNSQKGNSGSKNNQQSEQRKNYGKPDHVDSDISFNVARQYAVRYGLTGYQSLPPGIAKNLARGKPLPPGIAKKNVPASMLNQLPYYPGYEWQVVGDNLVLIALSTAIVTSVINGVFD